A genomic window from Streptomyces mirabilis includes:
- a CDS encoding glycosyltransferase family 2 protein: MSSFESTVPGELGDPAVRAVEVPEPGAVTIVVPTFNESANIRELLRRITESVPDRLPCEVVFVDDSTDDTPEVISREAQDCPFPVTLLHREEAVGGLGGAVVEGLKAASSDWIVVMDGDLQHPPSLIPELVASGERSAAGLVVASRYIKGGSREGLAGGYRIAVSRGATWLTKTLFPRRLRGISDPMSGFFAIRRSAVTAEILRPLGYKILLELAVRSRPREVTEVPFVFQDRFAGESKSTAQEGFRFLRHLVGLRTASPVARMVVFGLIGATGFLPNLIGLYALTAAGMHYVPAEILANQLGVAWNFLLIEHLLFRERRKHRSWWDRVGRFALLANADLVLRIPLIALFVGHFGMGALSATALALVMTFVLRFVGTEALVYLPRRSSEAAGGSRTARRAA, from the coding sequence ATGAGCAGCTTCGAGAGCACCGTCCCCGGGGAGCTCGGCGATCCCGCCGTAAGGGCGGTCGAGGTGCCCGAACCGGGCGCCGTCACCATCGTCGTACCGACCTTCAATGAGTCCGCGAACATCCGTGAACTCCTGCGCCGGATCACCGAGTCGGTGCCCGACCGGCTGCCCTGCGAGGTGGTCTTCGTGGACGACTCCACGGACGACACCCCCGAGGTGATCTCCCGGGAGGCGCAGGACTGCCCGTTTCCGGTGACCTTGTTGCACCGCGAGGAAGCCGTGGGCGGGCTCGGCGGTGCCGTCGTCGAGGGACTGAAGGCGGCGAGCTCCGACTGGATCGTCGTCATGGACGGCGATCTCCAGCATCCGCCGTCCCTGATACCGGAGTTGGTGGCCTCGGGGGAGCGGTCCGCCGCCGGGCTCGTCGTCGCCAGCCGGTACATCAAGGGCGGCAGCCGCGAGGGCCTCGCGGGCGGCTACCGCATCGCCGTCTCGCGCGGTGCGACCTGGCTGACCAAGACGCTCTTCCCGCGCCGACTGCGCGGTATCAGCGATCCGATGAGCGGCTTCTTCGCGATCCGCCGCAGCGCGGTCACCGCCGAGATCCTGCGGCCGCTCGGCTACAAGATCCTCCTCGAACTCGCCGTCCGCAGCCGCCCCCGCGAGGTCACCGAGGTGCCCTTCGTCTTCCAGGACCGGTTCGCGGGCGAGTCCAAGTCGACCGCGCAGGAGGGCTTCCGGTTCCTGCGTCACCTCGTCGGGCTGCGCACCGCCTCGCCGGTCGCCCGGATGGTCGTCTTCGGTCTGATCGGCGCCACCGGCTTCCTGCCGAACCTGATCGGCCTGTACGCGCTCACCGCCGCCGGCATGCACTACGTACCGGCCGAGATCCTCGCCAACCAGTTGGGCGTCGCCTGGAACTTCCTGCTCATCGAGCATCTGTTGTTCCGCGAGCGCCGAAAGCACCGCAGCTGGTGGGACCGGGTGGGCCGGTTCGCGCTGCTCGCCAACGCCGACCTGGTGCTGCGCATCCCGCTGATCGCCCTGTTCGTCGGCCACTTCGGGATGGGCGCCCTGTCCGCCACCGCGCTGGCCCTGGTGATGACGTTCGTCCTGCGCTTCGTGGGCACCGAGGCGCTGGTCTATCTGCCGCGCCGCAGCAGTGAGGCTGCGGGCGGGAGCCGCACAGCAAGGAGAGCCGCGTGA